AAGGACCTGCTGGTCGAGAAGCCGCTGGCGCTCACGCCGCCCGACGCCGCGGCGCTGGTGCGGTTGGCGGAAGAGAAAAAGGCCGTATTGATGGTGGGGCACATATTGCTCTTCGACCCGGCCTTCGAGGCGTTGAAGGACGCTATCGCCGCCGGCGAGCTGGGCGATATCAAATATATGACCGCGGCCCGGGCCAAGCTGGGGACCATCCGCCTCGAGGAAGACGTGACGTTCAGCCTCGCGGCGCACGACGTCGCGCTCGCGCTCTGGCTTTTGGAGGATGAGCCGGCGTCGGCGTCGGCGGTGGCGGTGGACGCCCGGGGCGCGGGCGTCGCGGACGCTGCCTTCCTCAACCTGTCTTTCTCCGGCGGCGTCACCGCGCACGTATGGGCGTCGTGGTTGTACCCGCTCGAGACGCGGCGGTTCGTAGTCGTGGGCGACGAGGCCATGGCCGCGGTAATCCAGGAGGAGGGCGGCCGCGGTGAACTTACCGTTTACCGTATGGGCGCGCGGGGCGGCGGCGCCGAGGTTTACGACGACGGCTCGAGCGCGGTGGAAGTCCCGGTCGTCGACCTGTTGGAAGCGGAGCTCGGGCACTTTCTGGAGTGCGTCGCGACGAGGGCGACGCCGCGGGCCGACGGCCGCCAGGGGCTCGACGTCGTCAAAGTTTTGGCCGCGGCGCAGAAGTCGGCCGCGGCCGGCGGGGGGCCGGTACGCCTCGAGAACTAGGGCCGCCCGGTCGGTCTTAAATTTAAAAATGAGCGAAGCGAGCGATTATTTCGTGCATCCCACGGCCGTCGTCGACGACGGCGCGTCGGTGGGCGCCGGCACCAGGATATGGCACTTCTGCCACGTTATGGGCACGGCCGTCGTCGGCGAGCGCTGCGTCCTGGGGCAGAACGTCTTCGTGGGCGCCAACGTCACCATAGGCGATAACGTCCACGTCCAGAACAACGTCAGCGTCTACGAGGGCGTGACGTTGGAGGACGACGTCTTCTGCGGGCCGTCGATGGTCTTCACGAACGTACGGGACCCCCGGTCGGCGTTCCCGCGGGGCTCGAGCGCGGATTACGAGAAGACGCTGGTGCGGCGGGGCGCCACGCTCGGCGCGAACTGCACTATTGTATGCGGCGCGACGGTGGGCGAGCACGCGTTCGTGGCCGCCGGCGCCGTCGTGACGAAGGACGTGCCGGCGTACGCGGTGGTGGGCGGCGTTCCGGCGCGCCTTTTGGCGTACGCGTGCGCGTGCGGCGAGCGGCTCGGGATGCTGGTCCCCGGCGACCGGCGGGCGTGCGGCCGCTGCGGCCGGGAGTACGCGTGCGGCCCGGGCGGTTTGCGGGCCGCTTCTTAAGGGTTAAATTTTATGGCCGAAATCAGGATACCGCTAAAAGATCTGGCGGCGCAGTACCGGGCGCTGGAGGGCGAAATAGCGCCGGCGGTGAAGGAATTCCTCGCGTCGGGACGGTACGTGCTCGGGCCGCCGGTGGAAAAATTCGAGCGCGAGGCCGCGGCGTACGTGGGCGTCGAGCACTCCGTCGGCGTCGGCTCCGGGACCGACGCGCTGCTCATCGCGCTGCGGGCGTTGGGCGTCGGCGAGGGCGACGAGGTCGTAACGACGCCCTTCACGTTCGTCGCCAGCGCGGACGTCGTCGTGCGGCTGCGGGCGCGGCCGGTATTCGCGGACGTGGACCCGCAAACCCTCAACGTATCGCCGGCGGCCGCGGCGGCGGCGGTTACGGAACGAACGAAAGTGGTGATGCCGGTACACCTCTACGGCCTGCCGGCCGACGTGCCGGCCCTGGCCGAGGCGGCGCCCGGCGTCGCCATTTTGGAGGACGCGGCGCAGGCCATAGGGGGCGAGCTGGCGGGCCGCAAGGTCGGGGGCCTGGGTGCCGCGGCGGCGTTTTCGTTCTTCCCCACCAAGAACCTGGGCGCTTTCGGCGACGGCGGCCTGGTGGCCACGGACGACGCCGAGTTGGCGGCGCGGGCGCGGCGCCTCCGCGTCCACGGCGCGGCGACGAAGAATTACCCGGAGGAGATAGGTTACAAGAGCCGCCTCGACGGCCTGCAGGCCACGGTCCTCT
This sequence is a window from bacterium. Protein-coding genes within it:
- a CDS encoding Gfo/Idh/MocA family oxidoreductase; this translates as MSGGDDVKVAVVGVGRWGLNHLAKLVPLLGPERVAFYDADAERARAAGERYPEVAALRSWEEFLKGGYKAAIIAAPASHHAELAGAALAAGKDLLVEKPLALTPPDAAALVRLAEEKKAVLMVGHILLFDPAFEALKDAIAAGELGDIKYMTAARAKLGTIRLEEDVTFSLAAHDVALALWLLEDEPASASAVAVDARGAGVADAAFLNLSFSGGVTAHVWASWLYPLETRRFVVVGDEAMAAVIQEEGGRGELTVYRMGARGGGAEVYDDGSSAVEVPVVDLLEAELGHFLECVATRATPRADGRQGLDVVKVLAAAQKSAAAGGGPVRLEN
- a CDS encoding acyltransferase, with amino-acid sequence MSEASDYFVHPTAVVDDGASVGAGTRIWHFCHVMGTAVVGERCVLGQNVFVGANVTIGDNVHVQNNVSVYEGVTLEDDVFCGPSMVFTNVRDPRSAFPRGSSADYEKTLVRRGATLGANCTIVCGATVGEHAFVAAGAVVTKDVPAYAVVGGVPARLLAYACACGERLGMLVPGDRRACGRCGREYACGPGGLRAAS
- a CDS encoding DegT/DnrJ/EryC1/StrS family aminotransferase, giving the protein MAEIRIPLKDLAAQYRALEGEIAPAVKEFLASGRYVLGPPVEKFEREAAAYVGVEHSVGVGSGTDALLIALRALGVGEGDEVVTTPFTFVASADVVVRLRARPVFADVDPQTLNVSPAAAAAAVTERTKVVMPVHLYGLPADVPALAEAAPGVAILEDAAQAIGGELAGRKVGGLGAAAAFSFFPTKNLGAFGDGGLVATDDAELAARARRLRVHGAATKNYPEEIGYKSRLDGLQATVLSIKLKHLDAWAARTREIVRLYRERLAAVDDVTLLLEPDDCRPAYHQFTVRAARRDELRVFLGERGIASAIYYPTAVHLTPAFEYLGYGPGSFPETEKAAGEVVSLPLWPEMTGEQVEEVCAAVADFYG